One stretch of Candidatus Nitrosotenuis cloacae DNA includes these proteins:
- a CDS encoding V-type ATP synthase subunit A has product MVAKGRIVWVSGPAVKADGMSDAKMYETVSVGDAKLIGEVIRLTGDVAFIQVYESTSGLKPGEPVVGTGNPLSVLLGPGIIGQIYDGIQRPLKDLAAKSGSFIGRGITTTPVDMTKKYKFTPKVKVGDTVAPGSIIGSVQETDLIEHGIMVPPDHAAGKITKIVSEGTYDLETELATTDNSKTPIKMYHYWPVRKPRPYQSRYDPTIPLLTGQRVIDTFFPIAKGGTGSIPGAFGTGKTVTLHQIAKWADSQVVVYIGCGERGNEMTEVLVEFPHLKDPRTGKPLMDRTVLVANTSNMPVAAREASIYTGVTIAEYYRDMGKDVVLVADSTSRWAEALREMSGRLEEMPAEEGYPSYLASRLAEFYERAGRVRAQGSPDRDGSVTLIGAVSPSGGDFTEPVTTHTMRFIKTFWALDAKLAYSRHYPSINWMNSYSGYLADIGKWWGDNVSKDWFELRREAYGILQREDTLKEIVRLLGPEALPDEEKLILEVARMIKIGILQQNSFDDVDTYCSPQKQFKLLTLLVDFYRKGQAALREGAALADIRAMPVIATLLKARMEVKEEEIAKLDALTGTIESEFKKISGAKITA; this is encoded by the coding sequence ATGGTTGCAAAGGGTAGAATTGTTTGGGTCAGCGGTCCGGCAGTAAAAGCAGACGGAATGTCTGATGCAAAAATGTACGAAACAGTTTCTGTCGGCGATGCAAAACTAATTGGCGAAGTAATTAGACTTACAGGAGATGTTGCATTTATCCAAGTTTACGAATCAACAAGCGGACTAAAACCAGGCGAGCCAGTAGTTGGCACTGGAAATCCACTAAGCGTTTTGTTAGGTCCAGGCATTATTGGACAGATCTATGATGGAATTCAAAGACCACTAAAAGATCTTGCAGCAAAGTCTGGCTCTTTTATTGGAAGAGGAATCACCACCACTCCGGTAGACATGACTAAAAAATACAAGTTCACACCAAAAGTCAAAGTCGGCGACACAGTAGCGCCAGGTAGTATAATTGGTTCTGTACAGGAAACCGACCTAATCGAGCACGGCATAATGGTTCCGCCAGATCATGCAGCCGGCAAAATCACAAAAATTGTTAGCGAAGGCACATATGATTTAGAAACCGAACTTGCAACCACAGACAATAGCAAGACCCCAATCAAGATGTATCATTACTGGCCAGTAAGAAAGCCACGTCCATACCAATCAAGATATGATCCAACCATTCCACTATTGACAGGCCAGCGAGTCATTGACACATTCTTCCCAATCGCAAAGGGAGGGACAGGATCAATTCCTGGAGCATTTGGAACAGGAAAAACAGTAACCTTGCACCAAATTGCAAAGTGGGCAGACTCTCAAGTTGTAGTATACATCGGATGCGGTGAGCGAGGAAACGAAATGACCGAAGTACTAGTCGAGTTCCCACACCTCAAAGACCCACGAACCGGCAAGCCCCTCATGGACAGAACGGTCCTTGTTGCAAACACCAGCAACATGCCAGTAGCTGCAAGAGAGGCAAGCATCTACACCGGCGTTACAATTGCAGAATATTATCGAGACATGGGCAAAGATGTTGTCCTAGTGGCAGATTCCACATCAAGATGGGCAGAAGCACTAAGAGAAATGAGCGGAAGACTCGAAGAAATGCCAGCAGAGGAAGGATATCCGTCATACTTGGCATCAAGATTAGCAGAATTTTATGAAAGAGCAGGGCGTGTCAGAGCACAAGGAAGTCCAGACAGGGACGGCTCTGTAACACTAATTGGTGCAGTTTCTCCATCAGGTGGAGACTTTACAGAACCAGTCACCACACACACCATGAGATTCATCAAGACCTTCTGGGCACTGGATGCCAAACTAGCATACTCTCGTCACTATCCATCAATTAACTGGATGAACAGCTATTCCGGATATCTGGCAGACATTGGAAAATGGTGGGGTGATAACGTATCAAAGGACTGGTTTGAGCTCAGACGAGAAGCATACGGAATCCTACAAAGAGAAGACACACTAAAAGAAATTGTCAGACTACTAGGACCTGAAGCACTGCCAGACGAGGAAAAACTAATCTTGGAAGTAGCAAGAATGATCAAAATCGGAATCTTACAGCAAAACTCTTTTGATGATGTCGATACTTATTGCAGTCCACAAAAACAATTCAAGCTACTAACATTATTGGTTGACTTTTACAGAAAAGGCCAAGCCGCACTACGAGAGGGTGCTGCACTTGCAGACATTAGAGCAATGCCAGTAATTGCAACACTGCTCAAAGCAAGAATGGAAGTAAAGGAAGAAGAGATTGCAAAGCTTGATGCACTGACTGGCACAATAGAATCAGAATTCAAAAAAATATCTGGAGCTAAGATCACAGCATGA
- a CDS encoding V0D/AC39 family V-type ATPase subunit, producing MGSGGSQKVFASVKSYSQRGKLLTKTELQTLAESRDLDELITRIKNTKYADAVSKVNKPFTAGKIESALRSELAEIHYSISKTAGKSDILDAYYLKFLISNLKVILKGKALGKSQEEIEPHLNLHAEELINQRDVIIKALTAKDLEEAIASLSSIEFGEEMAKAVTLYNDKKNVQVFDVLLDKILYQQLGRAMRNSRDREIMRLVGMDIDFYNILSILRGKFWGLDEDQIQNLIVTHTPSIPRDLLGKMISSDSVRSVLDELATTRYRDIIPQTEDNMETVSAFEHSFEMAIYKAVNRSFTKMFSFSTIIGITKLTSYEVRNIAAIAFAVEQKIESQTTMSRLIVEQEE from the coding sequence ATGGGCTCTGGCGGATCACAAAAAGTCTTTGCATCAGTAAAATCATACTCACAGCGAGGCAAGCTACTCACAAAGACGGAACTGCAAACCCTAGCAGAATCAAGAGACTTGGATGAGCTAATCACCAGAATAAAGAACACAAAATATGCTGACGCCGTATCCAAGGTAAACAAGCCATTTACTGCAGGCAAAATAGAGTCTGCTCTGCGAAGCGAGCTGGCAGAGATTCATTATTCCATTTCCAAGACTGCCGGCAAGTCGGATATCTTGGATGCGTATTACCTAAAATTCCTAATATCAAATCTCAAAGTAATCCTAAAGGGAAAGGCACTGGGCAAATCCCAAGAAGAAATAGAGCCGCACCTGAATCTGCATGCCGAGGAGCTAATCAACCAGCGAGACGTAATCATAAAGGCACTCACTGCCAAGGACCTAGAAGAGGCAATCGCAAGCCTGAGCTCAATTGAGTTTGGCGAAGAGATGGCAAAGGCAGTAACACTGTACAATGACAAGAAAAATGTCCAAGTCTTTGACGTATTGTTGGATAAGATTTTGTACCAACAGTTAGGTCGTGCAATGAGAAACTCGCGAGACCGGGAAATAATGAGACTAGTCGGAATGGACATTGACTTTTACAATATTCTCTCTATTCTTAGGGGCAAATTCTGGGGCCTAGACGAAGACCAGATCCAAAACTTGATCGTGACTCACACACCAAGCATTCCAAGAGACTTGCTTGGAAAAATGATCTCATCTGATTCCGTCAGAAGTGTACTGGATGAGCTAGCAACAACTCGTTATCGAGATATCATACCACAAACAGAAGACAACATGGAGACAGTATCTGCATTTGAGCACTCATTTGAAATGGCAATCTACAAGGCAGTAAACAGATCATTTACGAAAATGTTCAGCTTTTCCACAATAATTGGAATTACAAAACTGACCTCATATGAGGTGCGAAACATTGCGGCAATTGCGTTTGCAGTAGAGCAGAAGATCGAGTCACAGACAACAATGTCCAGGCTTATTGTAGAGCAGGAAGAATAG
- a CDS encoding ATP synthase subunit C, with protein sequence MKSFALLLLATVVSLSAMTGLAFAAEEGAAPSGDSGSLKILGAGLAFGLAAFGAGIGLGYVGSAGLAVISENPALQSKVFIFVGMVESIAIYGIVMMFIILGQ encoded by the coding sequence ATGAAATCCTTTGCGTTATTGCTTTTGGCAACAGTAGTATCACTCTCAGCAATGACAGGCCTTGCGTTTGCAGCAGAAGAAGGAGCAGCACCATCTGGTGACTCTGGTTCGCTGAAAATTCTTGGTGCAGGTTTAGCATTTGGTCTTGCAGCATTTGGTGCAGGAATCGGATTAGGTTATGTAGGATCTGCAGGTCTTGCCGTCATTAGTGAGAACCCAGCATTACAGTCCAAAGTATTCATCTTCGTAGGTATGGTCGAGTCAATCGCAATCTACGGAATCGTCATGATGTTCATTATCTTGGGACAGTAA
- a CDS encoding V-type ATP synthase subunit I yields MVVADLKLGSIILPRSESPQAVSRLAEFEWFHKLETDSDLVTPEIDDLLLRAQKSYQTIDDVVKGLQIPLQVGIMEVLFKGTVIKKKQYELDEVHTMVDDLEKNGPAIVDAPAKLLEEMATTQRSIDEYSTLKETLDIVKKLNVDVGGFGFMKYFYTNLFVINTSEFAEVSRTLEGVTVYKYELDTKDKLALIVVAGTDDSDKVLKVFRGFNSNPFVIPQGLPQVPSQAYLLIESKLAELTKKEKELSKQIAKTKLAIRRDILSLHESAFVAKEVLESLRKPGGTKRFAVIQGYIPKNMEGKFKEVTKQWMSVTEDIRDPKMVQNRPTLFQNKRWVRTFEVITQSQGIPRKGEADPTPMISLMWPIFYGIMFADLGHGLLLMGLGLLFKMKGQGVMARWGMLIAISGASAAVAGVGAGEMFGFHIDHMSPFEGLLEEGGALHSVSWLVGILSVAELTFDQVINILKVSLFLGIIHLIWAFVLRIRRLHKEGHKQMMITEAIPNLTLYGGIVVIMMCAIGASYDVMNMYSREHTEVVPWVTVFLGDWARVWIVTRIAVIIVLGSMATMMVGGILHAKHHPEDGGSAANVVMEVFLGKTVECLAHTISYARLGIMLLVHAALLMTVNNAFASMGGWSSPGGIAMIVGGNLGIMMIEGLIVYIQSLRLHLYEFFTKWYDGGSQPFKQVVPELLYNQFIWKRK; encoded by the coding sequence TTGGTAGTAGCTGATCTAAAACTTGGAAGCATTATTTTGCCTAGATCAGAGTCGCCGCAAGCAGTATCGCGTCTTGCGGAATTTGAGTGGTTTCACAAACTAGAGACAGATAGCGATCTGGTTACGCCGGAAATCGATGATCTGCTTTTACGCGCCCAAAAATCATACCAAACAATTGACGATGTTGTAAAGGGATTACAAATTCCATTGCAAGTCGGCATCATGGAGGTTCTCTTCAAGGGAACTGTCATAAAAAAGAAGCAGTACGAACTAGATGAAGTTCACACCATGGTTGACGACTTGGAGAAAAACGGGCCTGCAATTGTGGATGCTCCAGCTAAACTATTAGAAGAGATGGCGACAACTCAGCGCTCAATTGATGAATATTCCACACTAAAAGAAACACTGGACATTGTCAAAAAGCTAAACGTCGATGTCGGTGGATTTGGATTTATGAAATATTTCTACACAAATCTTTTTGTTATCAATACAAGCGAGTTTGCCGAAGTGAGCCGTACCCTAGAAGGAGTAACGGTTTACAAGTATGAACTAGACACAAAGGACAAGCTAGCATTAATTGTTGTAGCAGGAACAGACGATTCTGATAAGGTCCTCAAGGTATTTCGCGGCTTTAATTCAAATCCATTTGTCATCCCACAAGGGCTGCCACAAGTTCCATCACAAGCATATTTACTAATTGAATCAAAGCTGGCAGAGCTGACAAAGAAGGAAAAAGAACTCTCAAAGCAAATTGCCAAGACAAAGCTGGCAATTCGCAGAGACATCTTATCACTACACGAGAGTGCATTTGTAGCAAAAGAAGTATTGGAATCATTACGCAAGCCAGGCGGAACAAAGAGATTTGCAGTCATACAGGGATACATTCCAAAAAATATGGAAGGAAAATTCAAAGAAGTAACAAAACAGTGGATGTCAGTTACTGAAGACATTAGAGACCCAAAGATGGTCCAAAACAGACCCACACTGTTCCAGAACAAGCGATGGGTTAGAACATTTGAGGTAATCACGCAAAGCCAGGGCATCCCAAGAAAGGGCGAAGCAGACCCAACTCCGATGATTTCGCTAATGTGGCCAATATTCTATGGAATAATGTTCGCAGACTTGGGTCACGGACTGCTTCTCATGGGCCTAGGTTTGTTATTCAAGATGAAAGGACAGGGAGTCATGGCAAGATGGGGAATGCTCATTGCCATCTCTGGCGCATCGGCTGCAGTTGCAGGAGTTGGTGCAGGTGAGATGTTTGGGTTCCACATTGATCACATGTCACCATTTGAAGGATTGTTAGAGGAAGGCGGAGCATTACACTCGGTGTCATGGCTAGTTGGAATTCTTTCCGTAGCAGAGCTGACATTTGATCAAGTCATCAACATACTCAAGGTTTCATTGTTCTTAGGAATCATTCACTTGATTTGGGCATTTGTGCTTCGAATAAGACGACTCCACAAGGAAGGCCACAAACAAATGATGATAACAGAAGCGATTCCAAATCTCACACTATACGGCGGAATTGTAGTAATCATGATGTGCGCAATTGGCGCAAGCTACGATGTCATGAACATGTATTCCAGAGAACACACCGAAGTTGTTCCATGGGTCACAGTATTTTTGGGTGACTGGGCGCGAGTATGGATTGTTACAAGAATTGCAGTAATCATTGTACTTGGTTCAATGGCAACAATGATGGTTGGCGGAATCTTGCATGCGAAGCACCACCCAGAAGACGGTGGAAGTGCAGCAAATGTTGTGATGGAAGTATTCTTGGGCAAGACAGTGGAATGTCTGGCTCACACTATCAGCTATGCACGACTTGGGATCATGTTGCTTGTACACGCAGCCTTACTAATGACAGTAAACAATGCATTTGCTTCAATGGGCGGATGGTCATCACCAGGAGGTATCGCAATGATAGTTGGCGGAAACTTGGGAATTATGATGATTGAAGGACTAATTGTATACATCCAGTCTTTGAGATTGCACCTATACGAATTCTTTACGAAATGGTATGACGGTGGCTCGCAGCCATTCAAGCAAGTTGTACCAGAATTATTGTACAACCAATTTATCTGGAAAAGAAAATAA
- a CDS encoding sulfurtransferase, whose product MLISVADLAKEIKNQNLIILDARSFKEYSQGHIPGAINLDLFAYHWFDTTPQGIITFNEQTKKILSFVGVTLQNKVVFYDDVSGMLAARGVWMLMYFSHQNVWMLDGGIKKWQSDGHLLETKTNGFEPKNFDGKPNPQIIADYDYVKQNLGKSILIDARSKEEFIGDVIRGARRGHIPGAINVDYTLNISEDGTIKDDAQLSKLYQIPKNSQIITYCQGAYRAANSFLALKKLGFENVKVYLGSWGEWSNRTELPVE is encoded by the coding sequence ATGCTCATATCTGTTGCAGATCTGGCAAAAGAAATCAAAAACCAAAATCTGATCATACTTGATGCACGATCATTCAAGGAATACTCACAAGGACACATTCCAGGCGCAATAAATCTGGACTTGTTTGCATATCATTGGTTTGATACCACTCCTCAAGGAATCATAACATTCAATGAGCAGACAAAAAAGATTCTGTCTTTTGTAGGTGTGACCTTACAAAACAAAGTCGTCTTTTATGATGATGTTTCTGGAATGCTTGCGGCACGCGGAGTCTGGATGCTGATGTATTTTTCTCACCAAAATGTTTGGATGCTTGATGGCGGAATTAAAAAATGGCAATCAGATGGACACTTGCTTGAAACAAAAACAAACGGCTTTGAGCCAAAAAACTTTGATGGTAAACCAAATCCGCAAATCATTGCAGACTATGATTATGTAAAGCAAAACTTGGGCAAATCAATCCTAATTGATGCAAGATCAAAGGAGGAATTTATAGGCGATGTGATCCGCGGCGCAAGGCGTGGCCACATTCCAGGTGCAATCAATGTGGATTATACTCTCAACATATCAGAAGATGGTACCATCAAGGATGATGCACAGCTATCAAAATTATATCAAATTCCAAAAAACTCTCAAATCATCACATATTGTCAAGGAGCATATCGCGCAGCAAACTCGTTTTTGGCCCTCAAAAAACTCGGCTTTGAGAACGTCAAAGTGTATCTTGGGTCTTGGGGCGAGTGGTCAAACAGAACTGAATTGCCTGTAGAGTGA
- a CDS encoding V-type ATP synthase subunit D, which translates to MSFGQNVAATKIELLKYKRSSQVATMVQKILDDKRKVLLKNIEEMITEANKARGGIWEPLQDVYKSVNDAYLSLGTATVDSVAQSTPAVMEVDTKVKRVVDVTIPTLNVTEKDTKSMPYGFADTNSSIDRAAKQIKALLPKICKAAEYENSIFALAKALEKTQKLLNALENVIIPQYRLRIKFILSTLEEREREEFARLKKVKAVMEKKK; encoded by the coding sequence ATGTCATTTGGACAAAATGTTGCAGCAACAAAAATCGAGCTGCTCAAGTACAAGCGTTCAAGCCAAGTTGCAACAATGGTCCAAAAAATTCTTGATGACAAAAGAAAGGTTTTACTAAAAAACATTGAAGAAATGATCACCGAAGCAAACAAGGCTCGCGGCGGAATCTGGGAGCCACTACAAGATGTCTACAAGTCAGTAAATGATGCATATCTATCACTGGGTACTGCAACCGTAGACTCGGTAGCACAATCAACTCCAGCAGTAATGGAAGTGGACACCAAGGTAAAGCGAGTAGTGGATGTTACCATACCCACGCTAAATGTAACTGAAAAAGACACAAAATCAATGCCTTATGGATTTGCAGACACCAACTCTTCAATAGATCGGGCTGCAAAGCAGATCAAGGCATTGTTGCCAAAAATCTGCAAAGCAGCAGAATACGAGAACTCTATTTTTGCGCTCGCAAAGGCGCTTGAAAAGACGCAAAAACTCCTAAATGCGCTTGAAAACGTCATCATTCCGCAATATAGACTGCGAATCAAATTCATCCTATCCACACTAGAAGAGCGAGAAAGAGAAGAATTCGCAAGACTAAAAAAAGTCAAGGCAGTAATGGAGAAGAAGAAGTAA
- a CDS encoding V-type ATP synthase subunit B, which translates to MSSQGGVQYSKIAEIKGPLVIVDGVESVAFDELVEIQTTDGQRRLGKVLEVGNGKAIVQVFEGTTGLSISGTSAKFAGKVMEMPVSEQVLGRVFDGLGRPIDGLPDPIAEKFIDINGEPMNPEQREYPRDFIQTGVSVIDGMLTLVRGQKLPIFSGSGMSHNILAAQIARQATVVGTSDEFAVVFAAIGVQFSEAEYFKRSLEESGALKRSVLFLNLADDPAIERIITPRVALTVAEYLAYDLGMHVLVILTDMTNYAEALREISAAREEVPGRKGYPGYLYTDLSTIYERAGRLRDKKGSVTQMPILTMPSDDITHPIPDLTGYITEGQIVLGRDLFRQGVYPPVNILMSLSRIMKDGIGEGRTRADHQEISNQNYDAYSRAQEVRALAGIVGKAGLTGVDLKYLEVGDGFEKEFLTQGVDENRTIEETLGLQWKVVSLLPKNELTKVKDKFIDQYYKEQ; encoded by the coding sequence ATGAGCTCACAAGGCGGAGTCCAGTATTCCAAAATTGCGGAAATCAAAGGACCGCTTGTCATTGTTGATGGCGTAGAAAGCGTTGCATTTGATGAGCTAGTTGAAATTCAAACAACCGATGGACAACGAAGACTAGGCAAGGTTCTCGAGGTAGGAAACGGAAAAGCAATCGTCCAAGTATTTGAGGGAACAACAGGATTATCCATATCTGGCACCAGCGCAAAATTCGCAGGCAAAGTCATGGAAATGCCAGTCTCTGAGCAGGTCCTAGGCAGAGTCTTTGATGGCTTGGGCAGACCAATTGATGGACTGCCAGATCCAATCGCAGAAAAATTCATCGACATTAATGGTGAGCCAATGAATCCTGAGCAAAGAGAATATCCAAGAGATTTCATTCAAACAGGCGTTTCCGTCATTGATGGAATGCTAACACTAGTCAGAGGCCAAAAACTTCCAATCTTTTCCGGCTCTGGCATGTCACACAACATTTTGGCAGCACAAATCGCACGACAGGCAACAGTAGTTGGAACATCTGATGAATTTGCAGTAGTCTTTGCAGCAATCGGCGTGCAGTTCTCAGAGGCGGAATATTTCAAGCGAAGCCTAGAGGAGTCTGGTGCACTAAAACGAAGTGTTCTATTTTTGAATCTAGCAGACGATCCTGCAATTGAGAGAATCATCACACCAAGAGTAGCACTAACTGTTGCTGAATATCTAGCATATGATCTTGGAATGCACGTACTGGTAATACTAACCGACATGACAAACTATGCAGAGGCACTAAGAGAAATCAGTGCAGCAAGAGAAGAAGTACCTGGAAGAAAGGGCTATCCTGGATATCTGTATACTGATCTTTCCACAATATACGAGCGAGCAGGAAGACTAAGAGACAAAAAAGGAAGCGTAACTCAGATGCCAATTCTAACCATGCCATCAGACGATATCACTCATCCAATTCCAGATCTTACGGGATACATCACAGAAGGCCAAATCGTACTTGGACGTGACCTCTTCAGACAAGGAGTCTATCCACCAGTCAACATCTTGATGAGTCTTTCTCGTATAATGAAGGACGGAATTGGCGAGGGAAGAACAAGAGCGGATCACCAAGAGATCTCTAATCAAAATTATGATGCATATTCTCGTGCACAAGAGGTACGAGCACTGGCAGGAATCGTAGGCAAGGCAGGCCTTACCGGTGTGGATCTGAAATACCTCGAAGTGGGCGATGGATTTGAAAAAGAGTTTTTGACTCAGGGCGTTGATGAAAACCGAACCATCGAGGAAACACTAGGATTACAGTGGAAGGTAGTCTCACTATTGCCAAAGAATGAGCTAACCAAGGTCAAAGACAAGTTTATCGATCAATACTACAAGGAACAATAG
- a CDS encoding ammonium transporter → MKNRNHKYALLLVIAVAATSTGVLSTAYAQQVTDGMDGYQARGTGIDTGNPAECWYETAPGSGAFAPCMIDNGDTAWILTATTLVLFMTPGVAFFYGGLARSKNMVNVLGMTLIVMGLISVQWVLWGYSLAFGPVNSDANLFMGSLDYAGFNKVSHVAPLGSPAACTDQVYYTLRSPYVVSTDVKCSAIWPGTIPHQLFAMFQATFAIITPALIIGGIIDRIKFSAFVVFILLWATFVYDPVAHWVWGGGFIFAGKLDLNPDLAPAAALDFAGGTVVHITSGFSALAGALVLGRRLGYGKVPMEPHNIPMVVLGTGMLWFGWFGFNAGSELAADGVATSAWVVTNTATGMAALTWMLMAWAHTGKPSVVGAASGAVAGLVTITPASGFVGPMAALIIGIAAGTVCYGAVSFKNSRKWDDALDVWGVHGMGGFTGAVLTGTLASPHIWDTGFGIGAWTGTPEGYEQQAINIMGALISAGYAFGVTIVILKVMDAVWPGGIRVTPKEEEIGLDLAQHGERAYVNE, encoded by the coding sequence ATGAAGAACAGGAATCACAAGTATGCTCTATTACTTGTGATAGCAGTTGCCGCAACTTCGACAGGCGTACTGTCAACAGCTTATGCGCAACAAGTCACCGACGGCATGGATGGTTATCAAGCAAGAGGTACAGGAATTGATACTGGTAATCCAGCAGAATGCTGGTATGAAACAGCACCAGGTTCTGGCGCTTTTGCACCATGCATGATCGACAACGGTGACACCGCTTGGATACTAACTGCAACAACCTTGGTCCTATTCATGACCCCGGGTGTTGCATTTTTCTACGGCGGATTGGCAAGATCAAAGAACATGGTAAACGTACTAGGAATGACCCTAATTGTAATGGGTCTAATCTCAGTACAATGGGTATTATGGGGATACTCTCTAGCATTTGGTCCAGTGAACAGTGATGCAAACTTGTTCATGGGTTCATTAGATTATGCTGGATTCAACAAAGTATCTCATGTTGCACCTCTGGGTTCACCAGCAGCGTGTACTGACCAAGTTTACTATACTCTGAGGTCGCCATATGTTGTAAGCACGGATGTAAAATGTAGCGCAATTTGGCCTGGAACAATTCCGCATCAACTATTTGCAATGTTCCAAGCAACTTTCGCAATCATTACACCAGCACTAATCATAGGTGGTATCATTGACAGAATCAAGTTCAGCGCATTTGTTGTCTTTATCTTACTGTGGGCAACCTTTGTCTATGATCCAGTAGCACACTGGGTCTGGGGCGGAGGTTTCATATTCGCAGGTAAGTTAGACCTCAATCCTGATCTGGCGCCGGCGGCCGCACTTGACTTTGCAGGCGGTACTGTAGTTCACATTACCTCTGGATTCTCAGCTTTGGCTGGAGCCCTAGTTCTTGGAAGACGACTTGGATATGGCAAGGTTCCAATGGAACCACACAACATTCCAATGGTTGTTCTTGGAACAGGAATGCTCTGGTTTGGTTGGTTTGGATTCAACGCAGGTTCTGAACTAGCAGCAGACGGAGTTGCAACATCAGCATGGGTTGTAACAAACACCGCAACAGGCATGGCAGCACTAACTTGGATGTTAATGGCTTGGGCCCACACGGGTAAGCCAAGTGTTGTTGGTGCAGCATCAGGTGCAGTTGCAGGACTAGTCACTATCACACCAGCATCTGGTTTCGTTGGACCAATGGCAGCATTGATCATTGGTATTGCAGCAGGAACTGTTTGTTATGGTGCTGTTTCATTCAAGAACTCTCGCAAATGGGACGATGCACTCGACGTTTGGGGAGTACACGGAATGGGTGGTTTCACAGGCGCAGTTTTAACAGGAACACTGGCAAGCCCACACATTTGGGATACAGGTTTCGGAATTGGCGCATGGACTGGAACACCAGAAGGCTATGAGCAACAAGCTATCAACATAATGGGCGCTCTAATATCGGCAGGTTATGCGTTTGGTGTAACTATTGTCATCCTCAAAGTGATGGATGCAGTATGGCCAGGCGGAATCCGAGTAACTCCAAAAGAGGAAGAAATCGGATTGGACTTAGCCCAGCACGGTGAAAGAGCATACGTCAACGAGTAA
- a CDS encoding V-type ATP synthase subunit E yields MGVDSALERTVEKILQNTEQQIISSLKEALKSSQSMLANSQTSLEQEYDKILAEGKKEAEKLEKQIVGNADLDSRNKHLLLVEESIEKVFEKAIKKLQDTDRNNEYSKLISTLLQESIDAIGTSDIIVQTNSKDKSVVQSSLSKFPGSTLSSDLIECLGGIKVQSKDGTMKFDNTIDARLDRLKPLIRKDIASKFGR; encoded by the coding sequence ATGGGCGTTGATTCTGCACTAGAGCGAACTGTAGAAAAAATTCTCCAAAACACAGAACAACAGATCATCTCAAGCCTAAAAGAAGCCCTAAAATCATCGCAATCAATGCTGGCAAACTCACAAACATCCCTAGAGCAGGAATATGACAAAATACTTGCAGAGGGCAAAAAAGAGGCAGAAAAGCTAGAAAAGCAAATTGTTGGCAATGCCGATCTGGATTCCAGAAACAAACATCTCTTGCTAGTAGAGGAATCAATCGAGAAGGTCTTTGAGAAGGCAATCAAAAAACTTCAAGACACTGATCGTAACAATGAATATTCCAAATTAATTTCCACATTGCTACAAGAGTCAATTGATGCAATAGGCACTTCTGATATCATAGTTCAAACAAATTCAAAGGACAAGTCCGTTGTCCAATCTTCACTCTCAAAATTTCCAGGATCAACATTGTCATCCGATCTGATCGAGTGCCTTGGTGGAATCAAGGTGCAATCAAAGGATGGAACAATGAAATTCGATAACACAATCGATGCAAGACTTGATCGCCTGAAGCCTTTAATAAGGAAAGATATTGCATCAAAATTCGGAAGGTAA